The following are from one region of the Littorina saxatilis isolate snail1 linkage group LG4, US_GU_Lsax_2.0, whole genome shotgun sequence genome:
- the LOC138964747 gene encoding NADH dehydrogenase [ubiquinone] 1 beta subcomplex subunit 11, mitochondrial-like: MATIWRALARQGRALNQLHALRRQLLAQPSCFISTSKKNKDIAVPVQPMPKSEELKKLEEHFADTDPDSDKNWTSYGFDPTDPDLDNFLHHTTMFFTITLCICWGAFILAYQPDHKNLSWSTRESFLELERREREGLPLVSPDLIDLNKMELPSDEDVGEAEIIV, from the exons ATGGCGACGATCTGGAGGGCACTCGCCCGGCAAGGTCGGGCTTTGAATCAACTTCACGCCTTGAGACGACAACTTTTAGCCCAGCCATCATGTTTTATTTCAAcgtcaaagaaaaacaaagatatTGCAGTGCCTGTGCAACCTATGCCAAAATCAGAAGAGTTGAAAAAACTTGAAGAACACTTCGCTGACACTGATCCTGATTCTGACAAG AACTGGACATCATATGGATTTGATCCAACTGACCCAGACTTAGACAACTTCCTGCACCATACCACCATGTTTTTCACCATCACCCTCTGCATCTGTTGGGGTGCATTCATTCTCGCTTACCAACCAGACCACAA GAACTTGAGTTGGAGCACACGAGAATCCTTTCTAGAGCTGGAAAGGCGAGAGCGTGAAGGTCTACCATTGGTCAGCCCTGACCTTATTGACCTAAACAAAATGGAATTACCATCAGACGAAGATGTTGGCGAAGCAGAGATCATTGTCTAA